From the Macaca nemestrina isolate mMacNem1 chromosome 7, mMacNem.hap1, whole genome shotgun sequence genome, the window aaaataatataaatatttaaaatattaaatattaaaaattaaataatatattaaatattaaaatattaattaaaatattaaagagtgGGTTAACTAAGGCCTTAGGCTAATTAATTAGGCCATACTACGTGTGTATCTAATGAAAAAAACAGCTAATAAATTACTAATTTGGGAAGCAACCCTTTGTATATGTGCAATATAAAATGGTcctctgtacattttaaaatacattgatgcttattattatatatgccaggcactgtgttaattTCTTTACATGcatctcacttaatcctccaCACAGTGCTATGGGATAGgtattattagccccattttacagacgagcaAATTGAGGTCCAGAAATTAAACTGCCTTGTCCAAATAAAGCTGTAAATGACTTATCAGGATTCAAACCCGGATCTGTCTGCTGTCTCCAAAGTCCTGCTCTTGACCACAAATGGACAGTCTGTCGGCCAAATACagagtattcttttaaaatttgaatttagtTGCCAACATTTAGAAATCagaatttatattaaaatctGTGTTTCCAGCATTTCAAAACTCGTTAAGATCTGGCAACACAGAGCTCAACGGGCAACTGGCTGGTAGTGAAATATACGGGGGCTCCTTTCAGATGGGGCAGGAGCTCTCCAGACAGCACCCCCTCACTCACCGCCGCGGCGCCTGACATTCTTTTCCTGGGTGCTGAAGTACAAGGTAGACTTTCTCTTTCGCAGCTTTATCTTCTCGTGGGAGCGGTTCTGGAGACCACGCAAAGTGAGGCTGGCATCTTCGCGTCCCCGCTCCATTCCGCACTTGCTTAGAAGGCCTCCTCATCCCCGGCCGCCACCTTCCTGAAGCGGAAGAAAGCTGCAGGAGCGTGCTGCTCGTCCATCCACTAAGTTTGGCTTTTGCGAGCAGCCGTCGCTCGCAAGCCCGGAAGTAACCGGGAACTGGCAACTTTGTCTCTACCACCCCAAGAGGTGGCTCGTGGGCGGTTTTCTTTCGCTGTTTCCGAACCGAGGTATATTACTATTCGCCTTTGGCTTGGCGGTCTCTGTGCTCGGGGGTCCGAAAACTGCCAGAAGGAGCCCGGTCTCATCTCTGGAGGGGAGCAGGCGGTAGCCAGTTTAGCGACGTGGAGCAGGCGCAGAACAGTCGGAGGTGCCTGAGTGGTTATTAAAAATGGTAAtgataggccgggcatggtggctcacgcctgtaatcccagcactttgggaggccgaggcgggcggatcacggggtcaggagatcgagaccatcctggctggaaaaaaaaaaaaagtaatgataatCGTAAACGTCAGTGTTGGTGTAATTTAAGTTCGTTGCTCTCAGAAAAAATGCCCGTTGAACGAGGTGGACAGGGTCGGGATGATTTAGCTTCTTGTATAAATGTGGAAACATGCTCAGTGgttcctgtgtttttgtttttgttgttgttgttactttctttttgttttttgtcctcCAGTTAAAAGTAAAAccaggccgggtgaggtggctctcgcctgtattcccagcattttgggaggccaaggtgggcggatcacgaggtcaggagatggagaccatcctggctaacacagtgaaaccccgtctctactaaaaatacaaaaaattggccgggcgtggtggcgggcgtctgtagtcccagctacttgggaggctgaggcaggagaatggcgtgaacccgggaggcggagcttgcagtgagctgagatcgtgccactgcactgcagcctgggcaagagagcaagactcctaaaacacacacacacacacacacacacacacacacacacacacacacacacacacgagaacaAAGGGCAGTCACTGTCAAATTTTTGGCCCTTTcttttattgccattttaaaaatgatgcatttaggccgggcgcagtggctcatgcctataatcccaacactttgggaggccaaggggagtggatcaggaggtcaggagattgagaccatcctggctaacacggtgaaaccccctctctactaaaaattagcagggtgtggtggtaggcgcctgtagtcccaggtactcgggaggctgaggcagaagaatggcgtgaactggggaggcagagcttgcagtgagtcgagatcgcgccactgtactacagcctgggcgacagagcgagactccgtctcaaaaaaaaaaaaaaatatatatatatatatatatatgcgtttAAAACCATTGAGAACATTATGTAATAGAAGAGGTTTTGGCTTTGTCTTATACCCTTCCCTAATTCATTTCCTGTACTCCTTATGTATTTATATTCTTGTTTCAATTAGTAACATGAAAATATTGTTCACTCCAGTGCAAAGTAGTGACGTAAAATCTTTTAaaaggacattgtgctaagtgatggctttgctttccatttttgtACACAGATTTGAAGAGATTTCCTGGATGTGGAGTGTGGCTTCCGAAACCACCTTTTCCTTGTGCTGTATTTGTTGCAACAATGTTTAGGAGATTGACACTTTCACACCTGCTTTTTACCACTATCCTTGGAATTGCTGGAGGAGTATATATTTTTCAACCAGTATTTGAACAGTATACCAAAGATCAGAAGGAATTAAAGGTGCAGTTGGTACAAGaatcagaagagaagaaaagttaATACTACATTGagttaggccaggcgcggtggctcactcctgtaatcccagcactttgggaggccgaggcaggtggatcacgaggtcaggagttcgagacctgcctgaccaacatggtgaaaccctgtctctactaaaaatatgaaaatcagccgggcttggtggtgtgcacatgtaatcccagctgctcgggcggctgaggcaggagaattacttgaacctgggagacggagggggcactgagttgagatcacgctgctgcactccagcctgggcgaccgagcaagactccatctcaacaaaaagaaaacaaatacttcaTGAAGTTGAACCGTAATAATTGCTTAAAGTtccattgtaattattttaactttaatctAGCAAAAACAtagatgtatttaaaaataaatcatggatAATGATTTTTTAACCTAACACTTAACGTTTActgtatttttgtcattttatgtctttttaccAGGACAGAAAAGTAATTTCCTTTTAAACAAAAGTgaatgttttagaaatattttctacttgaggtttgtttttctaggaatttagCATATGTAATATCATGGGGTGCCAGCCTCAGTGTGTATAAAATAATTGGGGAGAGTGTTTACAATAGTATTTGTAGATATGTGAACCAAGTTAAACTACCTCAGGCAGAAAGCCCTGCAGTTACCCTGCAATTAGATTGGTTTGATATATTTCGGCAGTCATTGAATCCCAGCCATTTTTCATCTCAGGCAGTGTGGAGGAGTAGTTGAGAAGTGGGATGGCTCAGATCAAATTGGGGTTTTAGAGAAGGTAGATGCTGTTTGAGAGGATGGCAGGTGTGACACAGATGTTTGTTTAATCCACTAAGCAAATTTGCATTAATAATGGTGTTAAGGGAATAGTTTGTTATGAAGCTATTATTCATATAGTTAAAAAGTTTTTTGAAGTTGCTAAGAATTGGTATTACTCTTTACCCTAATCTtaagtttgtattttcttttttttttttttaatttaagttc encodes:
- the LOC112422971 gene encoding protein PIGBOS1 isoform X1, encoding MRKTKDLKRFPGCGVWLPKPPFPCAVFVATMFRRLTLSHLLFTTILGIAGGVYIFQPVFEQYTKDQKELKVQLVQESEEKKS
- the LOC112422971 gene encoding protein PIGBOS1 isoform X2; protein product: MFRRLTLSHLLFTTILGIAGGVYIFQPVFEQYTKDQKELKVQLVQESEEKKS